In Strigops habroptila isolate Jane chromosome 4, bStrHab1.2.pri, whole genome shotgun sequence, a single genomic region encodes these proteins:
- the MYOD1 gene encoding myoblast determination protein 1 — MDLLGPMEMTEGSLCSFAAADDFYDDPCFNTSDMHFFEDLDPRLVHVGGLLKPEEHPHHHGHHHGHQHEEEHVRAPSGHHQAGRCLLWACKACKRKTTNADRRKAATMRERRRLSKVNEAFETLKRCTSTNPNQRLPKVEILRNAIRYIESLQALLREQEDAYYPVLEHYSGESDASSPRSNCSDGMMEYSGPPCNSRRRNSYDSSYYTESPNDPKHGKSSVVSSLDCLSSIVERISTDNSTCPILPPVETVAEGSPCSSPEGASLNDSGAQIPSPTNRTPLPQDNSSSNPIYQVL; from the exons ATGGACTTACTGGGCCCTATGGAGATGACGGAGggctccctctgctcctttgcAGCCGCTGATGACTTCTATGATGACCCGTGCTTCAACACATCGGACATGCACTTCTTTGAGGACCTGGACCCCCGGCTGGTGCATGTGGGGGGTCTGCTGAAGCCCGAGGAGCACCCACACCACCATGGGCATCACCACGGGCATCAACACGAAGAGGAGCATGTCCGGGCACCCAGTGGGCACCACCAGGCTGGCCGCTGCCTGCTGTGGGCCTGCAAGGCTTGCAAGAGGAAGACCACCAACGCTGACCGTCGTAAGGCTGCCACCATGAGGGAGCGGCGGCGGCTCAGCAAGGTCAACGAGGCCTTTGAGACCCTCAAGCGTTGCACCTCCACCAACCCCAACCAGCGCCTGCCCAAGGTGGAGATCCTGCGCAACGCCATCCGCTACATTGAGAgcctgcaggcactgctgcGGGAGCAGGAGGACGCTTACTACCCAGTGCTGGAGCACTACAGTGGGGAATCGGATGCCTCCAGCCCCCGCTCCAACTGCTCTGATGGCATG ATGGAGTACAGCGGGCCTCCTTGCAACTCCCGCAGAAGAAACAGCTATGACAGCAGCTATTACACAGAATCACCAAATG ATCCAAAGCATGGGAAGAGTTCTGTTGTTTCCAGCCTTGATTGCCTCTCAAGCATTGTAGAGAGGATTTCCACAGATAACTCCACATGTCCTATACTGCCTCCAGTGGAAACTGTTGCTGAAGGGAGTCCCTGTTCCTCCCCAGAAGGAGCAAGCCTGAATGACAGCGGAGCCCAGATTCCTTCTCCCACCAACCGCACCCCACTTCCCCAggataacagcagcagcaaccctATCTACCAAGTGTTATAA